A part of Chanos chanos chromosome 9, fChaCha1.1, whole genome shotgun sequence genomic DNA contains:
- the peds1 gene encoding plasmanylethanolamine desaturase 1 has protein sequence MARVVNENGCGEKLQNSEPSESGRSAARWGPQHAGARELANLYSPGKRCQEWISVILCFSLMAFNFFYLLANFHLCHTWYILLGIVAGILTADFASGLVHWGADTWGSVDLPIFGKAFIRPFREHHIDPTAITRHDFIETNGDNCMLTIIPLAKMAYNFLTLPPAELYHSYPWNCYVFALAIFVTLTNQIHKWSHTYFGLPFWVTFLQDCHIILPRKHHRVHHVSPHETYFCITTGWLNYPLEKLGFWRNLEDLIQSLTGEKPRSDDLKWAQKTK, from the exons ATGGCGAGGGTTGTGAACGAAAACGGGTGTGGAGAGAAGTTACAGAATTCCGAACCAAGTGAATCAGGTCGGAGCGCCGCGCGATGGGGCCCACAGCATGCAGGTGCCAGGGAACTTGCGAATTTGTACTCACCAG GTAAAAGGTGTCAGGAGTGGATCAGTGTgatcctttgtttttctctcatggCCTTCAATTTCTTTTACCTCCTTGCCAACTTCCACTTGTGCCACACGTGGTACATTCTCCTGGGCATCG TGGCAGGAATTCTCACTGCAGACTTTGCCTCTGGATTGGTCCACTGGGGTGCTGACACTTGGGGGTCAGTTGATTTGCCCATCTTTGGAAAG GCCTTCATCCGTCCGTTCAGGGAGCACCACATCGATCCAACGGCCATAACACGACACGATTTCATAGAAACCAATGGGGACAATTGTATGCTCACTATCATCCCACTTGCCAAAATGGCCTACAACTTCCTCACTCTTCCTCCAG cggagCTTTATCACAGCTATCCCTGGAACTGTTACGTATTTGCCCTGGCAATCTTTGTcactctgaccaatcagattcaTAAGTGGTCTCATACCTACTTTGGGCTGCCTTTCTGGGTGACCTTCCTCCAGGACTGTCACATCATCCTCCCCCGAAAACACCATCGCGTCCACCACGTCTCCCCCCATGAGACTTACTTCTGTATaaccacag GCTGGCTTAACTACCCTCTAGAGAAGTTGGGGTTCTGGAGAAACCTGGAGGACTTGATCCAGAGCTTGACAGGAGAGAAACCTAGATCTGATGACCTGAAATGGGCCCAGAAAACCAagtaa